From Carettochelys insculpta isolate YL-2023 chromosome 22, ASM3395843v1, whole genome shotgun sequence, one genomic window encodes:
- the APOM gene encoding apolipoprotein M, whose protein sequence is MLQRTWSYLLYLYGALIGALSPCAPPEPLLLSGLDRRQFPRQYLGTWHFIAAAAGTPGALQTFASTDSAVFHMGQGPPPQRLPLRAALRLKSGGCLDRSWVYLLHEGNTHLATEGRPGMRTKLFSSQCPDAIIVQESDRDYQRLLLYSRTPNPAEGCIEDFKDRAYCLDMEELLLVPRRQETCQLQGS, encoded by the exons ATGCTCCAGCGCACCTGGTCCTACCTGCTCTACCTGTACGGGGCCCTGATCGGCGCCCTGAGCCCAtgcgcccccccagagcccctgctgctcAGCGGGCTGGACCGCCGCCAG TTCCCCCGACAGTACCTGGGCACCTGGCACTTCATCGCAGCTGCCGCTGGCACCCCCGGCGCCCTGCAGACCTTCGCCAGCACCGACAGCGCCGTCTTCCACATGGGGCagggccccccgccccagcgaCTGCCCCTCCGCGCCGCCCTGCGCCT GAAATCTGGGGGCTGCCTGGACAGGTCATGGGTTTACCTGCTTCACGAGGGGAACACGCACCTGGCCACGGAAG GCCGGCCAGGGATGAGAACTAAGCTGTTCTCCAGCCAGTGCCCAGATGCCATCATTGTCCAGGAAAGCGACAGAGACTATCAAAGACTCCTGCTGTACT CCCGcacccccaacccagcagagGGGTGCATAGAGGATTTCAAGGACCGAGCCTACTGCCTGGACATGGAGGAATTGCTGCTGGTCCCTCGCCGCCAAG AGACTTGCCAGCTCCAAGGCTCCTGA
- the C22H6orf47 gene encoding uncharacterized protein C6orf47 homolog codes for MTLNRARAWLSQLRWRRREAGPAGEPLANPPEAPSWWGARRLLALLERGGGEPGAGLIPSLWRVPGEGPAQEPPADVPEHFEICFNLARHLFDLCAVALLCACSPAFRLLLDVAGLRGPLKVWLHGLATFLVAAYGLHLALWLVHEYLLQFACLYGALQGLVLCVSLRAAEEEAAAAAVAGSGDSPGGTDPGGGAEPERTA; via the coding sequence ATGACCCTGAACAGAGCCCGGGCCTGGCTGTCCCAGCTGCGCTGGCGGAGACGCGAGGCCGGCCCGGCGGGCGAGCCGCTGGCGAACCCCCCCGAGGCCCCATCGTGGTGGGGCGCCCGGcgcctgctggccctgctggaacggggtgggggggagccgggcgcagggctgatccccagccTGTGGCGGGTCCCCGGGGAGGGGCCGGCCCAGGAGCCCCCGGCCGACGTCCCGGAGCACTTTGAGATCTGCTTCAACTTGGCCCGGCACCTCTTCGACCTGTGCGCGGTGGCGCTGCTGTGCGCCTGCTCGCCGGCCTTCCGCCTGCTGCTGGACGTGGCGGGGCtgcgggggcccctcaaggtctGGCTGCACGGCCTGGCCACCTTCCTGGTGGCCGCCTACGGCCTGcacctggccctctggctggtgcACGAGTACCTGCTGCAGTTCGCCTGCCTGTACGGcgccctgcagggcctggtgctGTGCGTCAGCCTGCGGGCCGCCGAGGAGGAGGCTGCGGCCGCGGCCGTGGCCGGGAGCGGGGACAGCCCAGGGGGCACGGACCCCGGCGGCGGGGCGGAGCCAGAGCGGACGGCATGA